The following coding sequences lie in one Sinorhizobium fredii USDA 257 genomic window:
- the lpdA gene encoding dihydrolipoyl dehydrogenase gives MAYDLIVIGSGPGGYVCAIKAAQLGMKVAVVEKRSTYGGTCLNVGCIPSKALLHASEMFHHAAHGLDALGVEVASPKLNLQKMLAHKDATVKANVDGVSFLFKKNKIDGFQGTGKVLGQGKVSVTNDKGEEQVLEARNVVIATGSDVAGIPGVELEFDEKVIISSTGALELEKVPASMIVVGGGVIGLELGSVWARLGAKVTVVEFLDTILGGMDGEIAKQLQRMLAKQGIDIKLGAKVTGVVKSENAARVTFEPVKGGEATTLDAEVVLVATGRKPCTEGMGLAKAGVVLDARGRVEIDRHFQTSIAGVYAIGDVVRGPMLAHKAEDEGVAVAEIIAGQAGHVNYDVIPGVVYTQPEVASVGKTEEELKAAGVAYKVGKFPFTANGRARAMLQADGFVKILADKETDRVLGGHIIGFGAGEMIHEIAVLMEFGGSSEDLGRTCHAHPTMSEAVKEAALATFFKPIHM, from the coding sequence ATGGCTTATGATCTCATCGTTATCGGTAGCGGCCCCGGCGGCTATGTCTGCGCCATCAAGGCGGCGCAGCTGGGCATGAAGGTTGCGGTTGTCGAGAAGCGCAGCACCTATGGCGGCACCTGCCTCAATGTCGGCTGCATTCCTTCCAAGGCGCTGCTGCATGCCTCCGAGATGTTCCATCACGCCGCGCATGGCCTCGATGCGCTGGGCGTCGAGGTCGCAAGCCCGAAACTCAATCTCCAGAAAATGCTGGCCCACAAGGACGCCACCGTTAAGGCCAATGTCGATGGCGTGTCGTTCCTCTTCAAGAAGAACAAGATCGATGGCTTCCAGGGTACCGGCAAGGTGCTTGGCCAAGGCAAGGTCTCCGTCACCAACGACAAGGGCGAGGAACAGGTTCTCGAAGCCAGGAACGTCGTCATCGCCACCGGCTCGGATGTCGCCGGCATTCCGGGCGTCGAGCTCGAGTTCGACGAGAAGGTGATCATCTCCTCGACCGGCGCTCTCGAGCTGGAGAAGGTCCCGGCCAGCATGATCGTCGTCGGCGGCGGCGTCATCGGCCTCGAGCTCGGCTCGGTCTGGGCGCGTCTCGGCGCCAAGGTAACTGTTGTCGAGTTCCTCGACACGATCCTTGGCGGCATGGACGGCGAGATCGCCAAGCAGCTCCAGCGGATGCTGGCGAAGCAGGGCATCGACATCAAGCTCGGTGCCAAGGTGACCGGCGTCGTGAAGTCGGAAAACGCTGCGAGGGTGACCTTCGAGCCGGTCAAGGGCGGCGAAGCAACGACCCTCGATGCGGAGGTCGTGCTGGTCGCGACGGGCCGCAAGCCCTGCACCGAAGGCATGGGTCTCGCCAAGGCCGGTGTCGTGCTCGACGCGCGCGGCCGGGTCGAGATCGACCGTCACTTCCAGACGAGCATCGCCGGCGTCTACGCGATCGGTGATGTGGTGCGCGGGCCGATGCTCGCTCACAAGGCCGAGGACGAGGGCGTGGCCGTGGCGGAAATCATCGCCGGACAGGCCGGCCATGTGAACTACGATGTCATTCCGGGTGTCGTCTACACCCAGCCGGAGGTCGCTTCCGTTGGCAAGACAGAAGAGGAACTGAAGGCGGCCGGCGTCGCCTACAAGGTCGGCAAATTCCCGTTCACCGCCAATGGCCGTGCCCGCGCCATGCTCCAGGCCGACGGGTTCGTGAAGATCCTCGCCGACAAGGAGACCGACCGGGTGCTCGGCGGCCATATCATCGGCTTCGGCGCCGGCGAGATGATCCACGAGATCGCCGTCCTGATGGAGTTCGGTGGATCGTCCGAGGATCTCGGCCGCACCTGCCACGCGCATCCGACCATGTCGGAGGCGGTCAAGGAAGCAGCGCTTGCGACCTTCTTCAAGCCGATCCACATGTGA
- a CDS encoding SDR family oxidoreductase, whose protein sequence is MSGGRVLLVTGGSRGIGAAVCLAAASEGWQVAVNYASNRQAADDVVRQIAGAGGSAIAIQGDVGSEDGVKAIFSAVDAAFGRLDGLVNNAGIIGSPQRIDDIATERLERMFRVNVTGAIRCAAEAVLRMSTRHGGEGGSIVNLSSVAAVLGAPGQYVDYAATKGAIDSFTVGLAREVASEGIRVNAVRPGIIDTDIHASGGLPDRARDMAPSIPMQRPGTAGELADAILYLLSDKAAYVTGAILNVSGGR, encoded by the coding sequence ATGAGTGGCGGGCGTGTCCTTCTCGTCACCGGCGGCAGCCGCGGCATCGGCGCCGCCGTCTGCCTAGCCGCGGCATCGGAAGGCTGGCAAGTGGCGGTCAACTATGCCTCCAACCGACAGGCGGCCGACGATGTCGTTCGTCAAATCGCCGGGGCAGGCGGCTCGGCGATCGCCATCCAGGGCGATGTCGGCTCCGAGGATGGGGTGAAGGCGATCTTTTCGGCGGTCGACGCCGCCTTCGGCCGGCTCGACGGTTTGGTCAACAATGCCGGCATTATCGGGTCGCCGCAGCGGATCGATGACATCGCGACGGAGCGGCTGGAACGGATGTTCCGCGTCAATGTGACCGGCGCGATCCGTTGCGCGGCGGAAGCCGTGCTGCGGATGTCGACGCGGCACGGCGGAGAGGGCGGCTCGATTGTCAATCTCTCCTCCGTCGCGGCCGTGCTGGGCGCGCCGGGTCAATATGTCGACTATGCCGCCACGAAAGGCGCGATCGACAGCTTCACCGTCGGTCTCGCACGCGAAGTGGCGTCCGAGGGAATCCGTGTGAATGCCGTTCGCCCCGGCATCATCGACACGGATATTCATGCGTCCGGCGGCTTGCCGGATCGGGCCCGCGACATGGCGCCGTCGATCCCGATGCAGCGCCCCGGCACGGCCGGCGAATTGGCCGACGCAATTCTCTATCTCCTGTCGGATAAGGCGGCTTATGTGACGGGAGCCATCCTCAATGTCAGCGGCGGGCGATGA